The following proteins come from a genomic window of Malus domestica chromosome 02, GDT2T_hap1:
- the LOC103417978 gene encoding putative chloride channel-like protein CLC-g, producing the protein MFVGSLNTAEDPESITAPLISRQRSAPNSTSQVALVGANVCPIESLDYEILENEFFKQDWRSRGKVHAFQYLFMKWVSCFLIGIVVGLIGFCNNLAVENIAGIKFVVTSNMMLQRRFWLAFAVFFLSNFGLTLFAVVITALVAPAAAGSGIPEVKAYLNGVDAPRIFSIKTLFVKIVGSVTAVSSSLLIGKAGPMVHTGACVASLVGQGGSKKYGLTWKWLRYFKNDRDRRDLVTCGAAAGIAASFRSPVGGVLFAFEEMASWWRSALLWRAFFTTALIAIVLRALIDVCYSGKCGLFGTGGLIMFDVYSASISYHITDVPPVLLLGFVGGMLGSLYNSLLTRVLRVYNIIHERGVMYKILIACTISVFTSCLLFGLPWLASCRPCPPHAAEACPTIGRSGNYKKFQCPPGHYNDLASLIFNTNDDAIRNLFSKNTDSEFQYSSIIIFFVTCFFLSIFSYGVVVPAGLFVPVIVTGASYGRFVGMLVGKHSNLNHGLYAVLGAASFLGGTMRMTVSLCVIILELTNNLLLLPLIMVVLLVSKTTADAFNGNIYDLIMKAKGLPYLESHVEPYMRQLTVADVVIGPLQLFQGIEKVGNIVHVLRTTGHNGFPVIDEPPLSETPVLYGLVLRAHLIELLKKKAFVSTPVRTSTNSFKLFSSVDFAKRGSGNGDKIEDIELTEEEKEMFIDLHPFTNASPYTVVETMSLAKALTLFREVGLRHLLVIPKLSNRSPVVGILTRHDFIPEHILSLHPMLVRSRWKRLRFRLPPPSKLF; encoded by the exons ATGTTCGTCGGCAGCCTCAATACGGCGGAGGACCCCGAATCCATCACCGCCCCGTTAATCTCGCGCCAGCGATCCGCCCCGAACTCCACGTCGCAGGTGGCTCTGGTGGGCGCCAATGTCTGCCCGATCGAGAGCCTCGATTACGAGATTCTCGAGAACGAGTTCTTCAAGCAGGACTGGCGGAGCCGCGGGAAGGTCCACGCGTTCCAGTACCTATTCATGAAGTGGGTCTCGTGTTTCCTCATCGGCATCGTTGTTGGACTCATCGGATTTTGCAACAACCTCGCTGTCGAAAACATCGCCGGAATTAAGTTCGTTGTCACTTCCAACATGATGTTGCAGCGCAG GTTTTGGCTGGCTTTTGCTGTCTTCTTCTTGTCGAATTTTGGTCTCACTCTGTTTGCGGTTGTGATCACGGCTTTGGTGGCGCCGGCGGCCGCGGGCTCCGGTATACCGGAGGTGAAGGCTTACCTGAACGGCGTCGATGCGCCCAGAATATTTTCCATTAAGACTTTGTTTGTTAAG aTTGTTGGTAGTGTTACTGCAGTGTCATCGTCTCTTCTTATCGGAAAGGCAGGGCCCATGGTGCATACCGGTGCATGTGTTGCATCATTGGTGGGTCAGGGAGGATCGAAGAAGTATGGCTTGACATGGAAATGGCTGCGATACTTCAAGAATGATCGTGACCGTAGGGATCTCGTAACGTGTGGAGCAGCTGCTGGAATTGCTGCCTCTTTCCGTTCCCCTGTTGGTGGTGTACTCTTTGCATTTGAAGAAATGGCATCTTG gtggaGAAGTGCACTTCTGTGGAGAGCTTTCTTTACAACTGCTCTAATCGCGATTGTACTTCGAGCTCTGATTGATGTTTGCTACAGCGGGAAATGTGGGCTATTTGGTACTGGGGGGCTGATAATGTTTGATGTTTATTCAGCTAGTATATCATATCACATTACCGATGTGCCTCCTGTGCTCCTCCTTGGCTTTGTAGGCGGCATGTTGGGCAGCCTATACAATTCTCTATTAACAAGAGTTCTCCGAGTATACAATATCATCCATGA GAGAGGTGTCATGTATAAAATTCTTATAGCTTGCACAATCTCCGTTTTCACATCTTGTCTTCTCTTTGGATTACCATGGCTTGCATCTTGTCGACCTTGCCCACCTCATGCAGCAGAAGCCTGCCCTACGATTGGACGGTCTGGTAACTACAAGAAGTTTCAGTGCCCTCCTGGTCATTATAATGACCTTGCCAGCCTCATATTTAACACGAATGATGATGCTATTAGAAACCTCTTCAGCAAGAACACTGATTCTGAGTTTCAATATTCCTCAATTATCATATTCTTTGTCACCTGTTTTTTCTTAAGTATCTTCAGCTACGGGGTTGTTGTGCCAGCTGGTCTTTTCGTACCTGTTATTGTGACTGGTGCATCTTATGGGCGTTTTGTCGGAATGCTAGTTGGCAAACACTCGAATCTCAATCATGGTCTATATGCTGTGTTGGGTGCTGCTTCTTTTCTTGGTGGAACCATGAGGATGACGGTCTCGCTCTGTGTAATTATTCTGGAATTGACCAATAATCTGTTATTGCTGCCATTAATAATGGTGGTTCTTCTTGTTTCCAAGACAACGGCGGATGCTTTCAATGGTAATATATATGATCTTATTATGAAAGCAAAGGGTCTTCCCTATCTGGAAAGTCATGTTGAACCGTACATGAGGCAGCTGACAGTAGCGGATGTAGTAATAGGGCCACTTCAACTCTTTCAAGGCATTGAGAAGGTTGGTAACATAGTACACGTCCTCCGGACTACAGGGCATAATGGGTTCCCTGTGATTGATGAGCCTCCGTTGTCTGAAACCCCCGTTTTGTATGGTTTAGTCCTCCGCGCTCATCTTATTGAATTGTTGAAGAAGAAAGCATTCGTGTCCACCCCAGTTCGGACGAGCACCAATTCTTTTAAACTCTTCTCATCGGTGGATTTTGCCAAGAGGGGTTCAGGCAACGGTGACAAGATAGAAGACATAGAATTGACTGAGGAAGAGAAGGAAATGTTCATTGACTTGCatcccttcaccaatgcttcaCCGTATACGGTTGTGGAGACAATGTCACTAGCAAAGGCGCTCACACTTTTCCGAGAAGTTGGCTTAAGGCACCTTCTAGTGATACCCAAGTTGTCCAAT AGATCACCCGTGGTGGGTATATTGACGAGGCACGACTTCATTCCAGAACATATACTGAGCTTACACCCTATGCTGGTAAGGAGCAGGTGGAAAAGATTAAGATTCCGGCTGCCACCTCCGTCTAAACTCTTTTAG
- the LOC103447740 gene encoding synaptotagmin-5-like isoform X1, translated as MAFVFGLFLGILVGLAIILLFVRFENHRSKLRSELATTVAAFARMTVEDSRKLLPPEFYPSWVVFSHRQKLAWLNSHLEKMWPYVNEAASELIKTSVEPVLEQYRPIILSSLKFSKFTLGTVAPQFTGVSIVEGGGDSITMELEMQWDGNPSIILAIKTLVGVALPVQVKDIGFTGVFRLIFKPLVDEFPCFGAVCYSLREKKKLDFKLKVVGGDISALPGISDAIEGTIRDAVEDSITWPVRKVFPILPGDYSDLELKPVGMLEVKLVQAKELTNKDMVGKSDPFARLYIRPLPNRMKRSKTINNDLNPIWNEHFEFIVEDESTQHLVVKVYDDEGFQASELIGCAQVQLSELQPGKVKDVWLKLVKSLDVQRDNKNRGQVHLELLYCPFGMENGFANPFTSNSAMTSLEKVLNSGMNGTDATESEKEAAQKKREVIIRGVLTITMISAEDLPPADLMGKADPYIILTLKKSGSKNKTRVVNDNLNPVWNQTFDFVVEDGLHDMLMLEVWDHDTFGKDYMGRCIMTLTRVILEGEYQDSIPLDGAKSGKLNVQLKWNAQPIYRDS; from the exons ATGGCCTTCGTTTTCGGATTATTTCTCGGAATACTTGTCGGACTCGCAATCATTCTCCTCTTTGTCCGGTTCGAGAACCACCGGTCCAAGCTCCGGTCCGAGCTGGCCACCACTGTGGCCGCTTTTGCTCGAATGACCGTCGAGGACTCCAGAAAGCTCTTGCCTCCCGAGTTTTACCCATCCTGGGTCGTCTTCTCTCACCGCCAGAAGTTG GCATGGCTCAATTCTCACCTCGAAAAGATGTGGCCTTATGTCAATGAG GCAGCGTCCGAGCTGATAAAGACATCCGTGGAGCCAGTTCTGGAGCAGTACAGACCAATCATATTGTCCTCACTCAAATTTTCCAAGTTCACTCTTGGTACGGTGGCACCTCAGTTTACAG gcgTTTCTATAGTTGAAGGTGGAGGTGACAGTATCACTATGGAGTTGGAAATGCAGTGGGATGGAAATCCGAGTATAATACTTGCTATCAAGACTTTAGTTGGCGTAGCACTACCTGTGCAG GTGAAAGATATTGGATTCACGGGGGTATTCAGGCTGATCTTCAAGCCTCTGGTTGACGAGTTTCCGTGCTTTGGAGCTGTTTGTTACTCATTGAGAGAAAAG AAAAAGTTAGATTTTAAGCTTAAAGTTGTGGGTGGCGACATATCTGCATTACCTGGGATATCTGATGCAATTGAG GGGACAATACGGGATGCCGTTGAAGATTCAATTACATGGCCTGTTCGGAAAGTTTTTCCCATTTTGCCAGGGGATTACAG TGATCTGGAGTTAAAGCCAGTCGGAATGCTAGAGGTGAAACTTGTGCAGGCAAAGGAGTTAACAAATAAAGACATGGTGGGAAAATCAGATCCGTTTGCAAGACTATACATACGACCTTTACCCAACAGAATGAAAAGAAGCAAAACCATT AACAATGATTTGAATCCAATCTGGAATGAGCACTTTGAATTTATTGTTGAAGATGAATCGACTCAACATTTGGTGGTCAAAGTGTATGATGATGAGGGGTTTCAAGCATCTGAGCTCATTGGATGTGCTCAAGTACAACTAAGTGAGCTTCAGCCTGGTAAAGTGAAGGATGTCTGGTTGAAGCTGGTTAAAAGCTTGGATGTCCAAAGAGATAATAAAAACCGCGGGCAG GTGCATTTGGAGCTGTTATATTGTCCATTTGGCATGGAGAATGGCTTCGCTAATCCTTTTACTTCCAACTCTGCAATGACCTCTTTGGAAAAGGTGCTTAACAGTGGAATGAACGGAACAGATGCTACTGAAAGTGAAAAGGAAGCCGCACAGAAGAAAAGGGAGGTCATAATTAGAGGTGTACTAACTATTACTATGATATCTGCTGAGGACTTGCCACCTGCTGATCTCATGGGGAAGGCTGATCCTTACATAATACTCACCTTAAAGAAATCAGgatcaaaaaacaaaactagG GTAGTTAACGACAACTTGAATCCTGTTTGGAATCAAACTTTTGACTTTGTTGTCGAGGATGGATTGCATGACATGCTCATGCTCGAAGTCTGGGACCACGACACTTTCGGCAAG GACTATATGGGCAGATGCATCATGACCCTCACTAGGGTTATCTTAGAAGGGGAATACCAAGACTCGATACCGCTAGATGGGGCCAAATCCGGGAAATTGAACGTGCAGCTTAAGTGGAATGCCCAACCAATTTACCGTGATTCTTAA
- the LOC103447740 gene encoding synaptotagmin-5-like isoform X2 yields the protein MWPYVNEAASELIKTSVEPVLEQYRPIILSSLKFSKFTLGTVAPQFTGVSIVEGGGDSITMELEMQWDGNPSIILAIKTLVGVALPVQVKDIGFTGVFRLIFKPLVDEFPCFGAVCYSLREKKKLDFKLKVVGGDISALPGISDAIEGTIRDAVEDSITWPVRKVFPILPGDYSDLELKPVGMLEVKLVQAKELTNKDMVGKSDPFARLYIRPLPNRMKRSKTINNDLNPIWNEHFEFIVEDESTQHLVVKVYDDEGFQASELIGCAQVQLSELQPGKVKDVWLKLVKSLDVQRDNKNRGQVHLELLYCPFGMENGFANPFTSNSAMTSLEKVLNSGMNGTDATESEKEAAQKKREVIIRGVLTITMISAEDLPPADLMGKADPYIILTLKKSGSKNKTRVVNDNLNPVWNQTFDFVVEDGLHDMLMLEVWDHDTFGKDYMGRCIMTLTRVILEGEYQDSIPLDGAKSGKLNVQLKWNAQPIYRDS from the exons ATGTGGCCTTATGTCAATGAG GCAGCGTCCGAGCTGATAAAGACATCCGTGGAGCCAGTTCTGGAGCAGTACAGACCAATCATATTGTCCTCACTCAAATTTTCCAAGTTCACTCTTGGTACGGTGGCACCTCAGTTTACAG gcgTTTCTATAGTTGAAGGTGGAGGTGACAGTATCACTATGGAGTTGGAAATGCAGTGGGATGGAAATCCGAGTATAATACTTGCTATCAAGACTTTAGTTGGCGTAGCACTACCTGTGCAG GTGAAAGATATTGGATTCACGGGGGTATTCAGGCTGATCTTCAAGCCTCTGGTTGACGAGTTTCCGTGCTTTGGAGCTGTTTGTTACTCATTGAGAGAAAAG AAAAAGTTAGATTTTAAGCTTAAAGTTGTGGGTGGCGACATATCTGCATTACCTGGGATATCTGATGCAATTGAG GGGACAATACGGGATGCCGTTGAAGATTCAATTACATGGCCTGTTCGGAAAGTTTTTCCCATTTTGCCAGGGGATTACAG TGATCTGGAGTTAAAGCCAGTCGGAATGCTAGAGGTGAAACTTGTGCAGGCAAAGGAGTTAACAAATAAAGACATGGTGGGAAAATCAGATCCGTTTGCAAGACTATACATACGACCTTTACCCAACAGAATGAAAAGAAGCAAAACCATT AACAATGATTTGAATCCAATCTGGAATGAGCACTTTGAATTTATTGTTGAAGATGAATCGACTCAACATTTGGTGGTCAAAGTGTATGATGATGAGGGGTTTCAAGCATCTGAGCTCATTGGATGTGCTCAAGTACAACTAAGTGAGCTTCAGCCTGGTAAAGTGAAGGATGTCTGGTTGAAGCTGGTTAAAAGCTTGGATGTCCAAAGAGATAATAAAAACCGCGGGCAG GTGCATTTGGAGCTGTTATATTGTCCATTTGGCATGGAGAATGGCTTCGCTAATCCTTTTACTTCCAACTCTGCAATGACCTCTTTGGAAAAGGTGCTTAACAGTGGAATGAACGGAACAGATGCTACTGAAAGTGAAAAGGAAGCCGCACAGAAGAAAAGGGAGGTCATAATTAGAGGTGTACTAACTATTACTATGATATCTGCTGAGGACTTGCCACCTGCTGATCTCATGGGGAAGGCTGATCCTTACATAATACTCACCTTAAAGAAATCAGgatcaaaaaacaaaactagG GTAGTTAACGACAACTTGAATCCTGTTTGGAATCAAACTTTTGACTTTGTTGTCGAGGATGGATTGCATGACATGCTCATGCTCGAAGTCTGGGACCACGACACTTTCGGCAAG GACTATATGGGCAGATGCATCATGACCCTCACTAGGGTTATCTTAGAAGGGGAATACCAAGACTCGATACCGCTAGATGGGGCCAAATCCGGGAAATTGAACGTGCAGCTTAAGTGGAATGCCCAACCAATTTACCGTGATTCTTAA
- the LOC103426574 gene encoding bifunctional purple acid phosphatase 26 isoform X2 → MMAAVTRMESALLGIILTSFVALSFLMNGNAAGITSTFIRSEYPSVDIPLDHKVFAVPKGYNAPQQVHITQGDYDGKAVIISWVTADKPGDGKVQYGTSEKKYKFSAKGVMTNYTFYQYKSGYIHHCLVDGLEYDTKYYYKIGNGDSSREFWFTTPPKIDPNSHYTFGIIGDLGQTFNSLSTLEHYMKSAGQAVLFVGDLSYADRYQYNDVGLRWDTWARFVEQSTAYQSWMWSAGNHEIDYMPYMGEVTPFKNYLQRYATPYLASSSSNPLWYAIRRASAHIIVLSSYSPFVKYTPQWMWLAAELQRVDRKKTPWLIVLMHVPMYNSNEAHYMEGESMRAVFESWFVQYKVDVVFAGHVHAYERSYRISNIQYNITSGIWYPIPDKSAPVYVNVGDGGINEGLAAGVGTLV, encoded by the exons ATGATGGCAGCGGTTACTAGGATGGAGTCCGCGTTGCTTGGAATTATTCTTACCTCTTTTGTCGCGTTGAGCTTCTTGATGAATGGGAATGCAGCGGGAATCACGAGTACTTTCATCCGATCTGAGTATCCATCGGTTGATATACCTCTGGACCATAAAGTATTTGCGGTGCCAAAGGGTTACAATGCTCCACAACAA GTGCATATCACCCAGGGTGACTATGATGGAAAGGCTGTAATCATCTCATGGGTTACCGCTGACAAACCAGGGGATGGTAAAGTGCAGTATGGTACCTCAGAGAAAAAATACAAGTTTTCTGCTAAGGGGGTCATGACAAACTACACCTTCTACCAGTATAAGTCTGGCTACATCCATCACTGTCTTGTTGATGGCCTAGAG taTGACACAAAGTACTATTACAAAATTGGAAATGGTGATTCATCTCGAGAATTTTGGTTTACAACGCCTCCAAAGATCGATCCAAATTCTCATTACACATTTGGGATCATAG GTGATTTGGGTCAGACATTTAACTCTCTCTCAACTCTTGAGCACTATATGAAGAGTGCAGGACAGGCTGTTTTATTCGTCGGAGATCTTAGCTATGCTGATAGATATCAGTATAATGACGTAGGTTTACGGTGGGACACATGGGCTCGATTCGTCGAGCAAAGTACTGCATATCAGTCATGGATGTGGTCTGCTGGCAATCATGAAATTGATTACATGCCTTATATG GGAGAAGTTACTCCGTTCAAGAACTATCTTCAGCGGTATGCTACTCCGTATTTGGCCTCTAGTAGTAGCAACCCTCTTTGGTATGCCATCAGACGCGCATCAGCTCACATAATCGTGTTGTCCAGTTACTCTCCATTTG TGAAGTACACGCCTCAATGGATGTGGCTAGCAGCAGAATTGCAAAGGGTTGATAGGAAAAAAACACCTTGGCTCATAGTCCTTATGCATGTTCCGATGTACAATAGTAATGAGGCTCATTACATGGAAGGTGAAAGCATGCGAGCAGTGTTTGAGAGTTGGTTCGTTCAATACAAAGTTGATGTGGTGTTTGCTGGCCACGTCCATGCTTATGAGAGATCG TATCGTATCTCCAACATACAATACAACATAACGAGTGGTATCTGGTACCCCATACCAGACAAATCAGCCCCTGTATACGTAAATGTTGGAGATGGAGGGATCAATGAAGGACTGGCTGCGGGGGTAGGAACTCTAGTCTAG
- the LOC103426574 gene encoding bifunctional purple acid phosphatase 26 isoform X3 yields the protein MMAAVTRMESALLGIILTSFVALSFLMNGNAAGITSTFIRSEYPSVDIPLDHKVFAVPKGYNAPQQVHITQGDYDGKAVIISWVTADKPGDGKVQYGTSEKKYKFSAKGVMTNYTFYQYKSGYIHHCLVDGLEYDTKYYYKIGNGDSSREFWFTTPPKIDPNSHYTFGIIGDLGQTFNSLSTLEHYMKSAGQAVLFVGDLSYADRYQYNDVGLRWDTWARFVEQSTAYQSWMWSAGNHEIDYMPYMGEVTPFKNYLQRYATPYLASSSSNPLWYAIRRASAHIIVLSSYSPFVKYTPQWMWLAAELQRVDRKKTPWLIVLMHVPMYNSNEAHYMEGESMRAVFESWFVQYKVDVVFAGHVHAYERSYRISNIQYNITSGIWYPIPDKSAPVYVNVGDGGINEGLAAGV from the exons ATGATGGCAGCGGTTACTAGGATGGAGTCCGCGTTGCTTGGAATTATTCTTACCTCTTTTGTCGCGTTGAGCTTCTTGATGAATGGGAATGCAGCGGGAATCACGAGTACTTTCATCCGATCTGAGTATCCATCGGTTGATATACCTCTGGACCATAAAGTATTTGCGGTGCCAAAGGGTTACAATGCTCCACAACAA GTGCATATCACCCAGGGTGACTATGATGGAAAGGCTGTAATCATCTCATGGGTTACCGCTGACAAACCAGGGGATGGTAAAGTGCAGTATGGTACCTCAGAGAAAAAATACAAGTTTTCTGCTAAGGGGGTCATGACAAACTACACCTTCTACCAGTATAAGTCTGGCTACATCCATCACTGTCTTGTTGATGGCCTAGAG taTGACACAAAGTACTATTACAAAATTGGAAATGGTGATTCATCTCGAGAATTTTGGTTTACAACGCCTCCAAAGATCGATCCAAATTCTCATTACACATTTGGGATCATAG GTGATTTGGGTCAGACATTTAACTCTCTCTCAACTCTTGAGCACTATATGAAGAGTGCAGGACAGGCTGTTTTATTCGTCGGAGATCTTAGCTATGCTGATAGATATCAGTATAATGACGTAGGTTTACGGTGGGACACATGGGCTCGATTCGTCGAGCAAAGTACTGCATATCAGTCATGGATGTGGTCTGCTGGCAATCATGAAATTGATTACATGCCTTATATG GGAGAAGTTACTCCGTTCAAGAACTATCTTCAGCGGTATGCTACTCCGTATTTGGCCTCTAGTAGTAGCAACCCTCTTTGGTATGCCATCAGACGCGCATCAGCTCACATAATCGTGTTGTCCAGTTACTCTCCATTTG TGAAGTACACGCCTCAATGGATGTGGCTAGCAGCAGAATTGCAAAGGGTTGATAGGAAAAAAACACCTTGGCTCATAGTCCTTATGCATGTTCCGATGTACAATAGTAATGAGGCTCATTACATGGAAGGTGAAAGCATGCGAGCAGTGTTTGAGAGTTGGTTCGTTCAATACAAAGTTGATGTGGTGTTTGCTGGCCACGTCCATGCTTATGAGAGATCG TATCGTATCTCCAACATACAATACAACATAACGAGTGGTATCTGGTACCCCATACCAGACAAATCAGCCCCTGTATACGTAAATGTTGGAGATGGAGGGATCAATGAAGGACTGGCTGCGGGG GTATAG
- the LOC103426574 gene encoding bifunctional purple acid phosphatase 26 isoform X1, with protein MMAAVTRMESALLGIILTSFVALSFLMNGNAAGITSTFIRSEYPSVDIPLDHKVFAVPKGYNAPQQVHITQGDYDGKAVIISWVTADKPGDGKVQYGTSEKKYKFSAKGVMTNYTFYQYKSGYIHHCLVDGLEYDTKYYYKIGNGDSSREFWFTTPPKIDPNSHYTFGIIGDLGQTFNSLSTLEHYMKSAGQAVLFVGDLSYADRYQYNDVGLRWDTWARFVEQSTAYQSWMWSAGNHEIDYMPYMGEVTPFKNYLQRYATPYLASSSSNPLWYAIRRASAHIIVLSSYSPFVKYTPQWMWLAAELQRVDRKKTPWLIVLMHVPMYNSNEAHYMEGESMRAVFESWFVQYKVDVVFAGHVHAYERSYRFSNIQYNVTSGYQYPVPDKSAPVYITVGDGGNQEGLAGPFRDPQPDYSAFREASYGHSTLELINRTHALYHWNRNDDGKKTAMDAFVLHNQYWGANHGRRKLEKHNVRKIMMDESATY; from the exons ATGATGGCAGCGGTTACTAGGATGGAGTCCGCGTTGCTTGGAATTATTCTTACCTCTTTTGTCGCGTTGAGCTTCTTGATGAATGGGAATGCAGCGGGAATCACGAGTACTTTCATCCGATCTGAGTATCCATCGGTTGATATACCTCTGGACCATAAAGTATTTGCGGTGCCAAAGGGTTACAATGCTCCACAACAA GTGCATATCACCCAGGGTGACTATGATGGAAAGGCTGTAATCATCTCATGGGTTACCGCTGACAAACCAGGGGATGGTAAAGTGCAGTATGGTACCTCAGAGAAAAAATACAAGTTTTCTGCTAAGGGGGTCATGACAAACTACACCTTCTACCAGTATAAGTCTGGCTACATCCATCACTGTCTTGTTGATGGCCTAGAG taTGACACAAAGTACTATTACAAAATTGGAAATGGTGATTCATCTCGAGAATTTTGGTTTACAACGCCTCCAAAGATCGATCCAAATTCTCATTACACATTTGGGATCATAG GTGATTTGGGTCAGACATTTAACTCTCTCTCAACTCTTGAGCACTATATGAAGAGTGCAGGACAGGCTGTTTTATTCGTCGGAGATCTTAGCTATGCTGATAGATATCAGTATAATGACGTAGGTTTACGGTGGGACACATGGGCTCGATTCGTCGAGCAAAGTACTGCATATCAGTCATGGATGTGGTCTGCTGGCAATCATGAAATTGATTACATGCCTTATATG GGAGAAGTTACTCCGTTCAAGAACTATCTTCAGCGGTATGCTACTCCGTATTTGGCCTCTAGTAGTAGCAACCCTCTTTGGTATGCCATCAGACGCGCATCAGCTCACATAATCGTGTTGTCCAGTTACTCTCCATTTG TGAAGTACACGCCTCAATGGATGTGGCTAGCAGCAGAATTGCAAAGGGTTGATAGGAAAAAAACACCTTGGCTCATAGTCCTTATGCATGTTCCGATGTACAATAGTAATGAGGCTCATTACATGGAAGGTGAAAGCATGCGAGCAGTGTTTGAGAGTTGGTTCGTTCAATACAAAGTTGATGTGGTGTTTGCTGGCCACGTCCATGCTTATGAGAGATCG TATCGTTTCTCCAATATACAATACAACGTAACAAGTGGTTACCAGTACCCCGTACCAGACAAATCAGCTCCTGTGTACATAACTGTTGGAGATGGAGGGAATCAAGAAGGACTTGCTGGACC GTTTAGAGATCCACAACCAGATTATTCTGCATTCCGAGAAGCAAGCTACGGGCATTCCACGCTTGAGCTGATAAACAGGACACACGCACTCTACCATTGGAACCGCAATGACGATGGGAAGAAAACCGCCATGGATGCATTCGTGTTACACAACCAATACTG GGGTGCGAATCACGGGAGGCGAAAACTGGAGAAGCATAATGTTAGGAAGATAATGATGGACGAAAGTGCTACGTATTGA